One genomic region from Halococcus qingdaonensis encodes:
- a CDS encoding DUF7529 family protein, with translation MPETSENPDQGDRLAARSDGLKEAWAATLDDMDALAAEYAADGWETLTIPAGHTATEAPETSDDERFGLVYVIPDNYADEFSSAFEDGEFPRYDVFRNESHGQVFLVTMLADPESETAVFVAGGFERRGSRPLMGAASEAGMMYTHLQTLDGTRLGSFEHDDPEKFFPATDYDAVR, from the coding sequence ATGCCCGAAACAAGTGAGAACCCGGACCAAGGCGATCGGCTCGCCGCCCGTTCCGACGGTCTGAAGGAGGCGTGGGCGGCCACGCTCGACGACATGGACGCCCTCGCCGCCGAGTACGCGGCCGACGGCTGGGAGACGCTCACAATCCCGGCCGGTCACACGGCGACCGAAGCGCCCGAAACCAGCGACGACGAGCGCTTCGGGCTGGTCTACGTGATCCCCGACAACTACGCCGACGAATTTTCGTCGGCGTTCGAGGACGGCGAGTTCCCGCGCTACGACGTCTTCCGCAACGAATCGCACGGCCAGGTGTTTCTGGTGACCATGCTGGCTGATCCCGAAAGCGAGACGGCGGTGTTCGTCGCCGGCGGGTTCGAGCGCCGTGGCTCGCGACCGTTGATGGGGGCCGCCAGCGAGGCCGGGATGATGTACACGCATCTCCAGACGCTCGACGGCACGCGGCTGGGGTCGTTCGAGCACGACGACCCCGAGAAGTTCTTCCCGGCGACCGATTACGACGCCGTTCGGTAG
- a CDS encoding ABC transporter substrate-binding protein: MRDDNSQTRRRFLKTTGGAAGALALAGCTGGGGGNDSGGNGSGGNGSGGANGSGGNGSSQQTQQEIEADPSKVLQRINSTITTFDPIEATDEASGYVNQQLYDMLMNYPDGKADPKKGLAKSFELSDDNTTYTFTLKDATFHNGDTVTAQDVVYSWERLAASSNSKRAYFILDSLGVKHETTTQEGEETYKPGSLALNAKDEKTLEVTLSAPFHAAQEMMAYNSFAVLPEGYVGDIEGYDGEVSQQKLSTSEPVGAGPFKLKEWNSGTAAEVERFDDYHGGKASVAGVHWQIIEKASPKYNYSMNKNADVFEIPTSQYDPSKVNVQRGPDDLGREFGTYGQVRNGSTLQYLAVPEINTYYIGFNMAKVPKPVRQAFAYAANQQQLTKEVFKGRGVPAYHHTPKSIYPGGGAKAYDKHAKQNYPYGYNKTQLQKAQKVMKDAGYGPNNRFTVQWTQYQDDSWLSLGKLFRDQLSSAFIDMQIQQTPFATLTERGRSGKLEVYTLGWIADWPAPDNFLQLLNPPQTDTSSDAPLSYINWKPENGDAAKQASKAYKTVSNNQAPTKQAQQARNKAYVNMEEANWEDIGFLPLYHSLGERFAYNWVDIPPYGGMGDSRQMYNDVKIAKNRQ; encoded by the coding sequence ATGAGAGACGATAACAGCCAGACGCGACGTCGTTTCCTGAAAACGACCGGTGGTGCGGCGGGGGCGCTCGCGCTCGCCGGCTGTACGGGTGGCGGCGGGGGCAACGACTCCGGCGGCAACGGTTCCGGTGGTAACGGGAGCGGTGGTGCCAATGGCTCGGGTGGCAACGGGAGCAGCCAGCAGACCCAACAGGAGATCGAGGCCGATCCCTCGAAGGTGCTTCAGCGGATCAACAGCACCATCACCACGTTCGACCCGATCGAGGCGACCGACGAGGCCAGCGGCTACGTCAATCAGCAGCTCTACGATATGCTGATGAACTACCCGGACGGGAAAGCCGACCCGAAAAAGGGCCTCGCCAAGAGCTTCGAGCTCTCCGACGACAACACGACCTATACGTTCACGCTGAAGGACGCGACGTTCCACAACGGCGATACGGTCACGGCACAGGACGTCGTCTACTCCTGGGAGCGACTCGCAGCCTCCTCGAACTCGAAACGAGCGTACTTCATTCTCGACTCGCTCGGTGTCAAACACGAGACGACGACGCAGGAGGGTGAGGAGACGTACAAACCTGGCTCGCTCGCACTCAACGCCAAGGACGAGAAGACCCTCGAAGTCACACTCTCGGCCCCGTTCCACGCGGCCCAGGAGATGATGGCGTACAACTCCTTCGCCGTGCTACCCGAGGGGTACGTCGGCGATATCGAGGGCTACGACGGCGAAGTATCCCAGCAGAAGCTCTCCACCAGCGAGCCGGTCGGTGCCGGTCCGTTCAAACTCAAGGAGTGGAACTCGGGCACTGCGGCCGAAGTCGAGCGTTTCGACGACTACCACGGCGGGAAGGCCTCCGTCGCGGGCGTTCACTGGCAGATCATCGAGAAGGCGTCGCCGAAGTACAACTACTCGATGAACAAGAACGCTGACGTCTTCGAAATTCCGACCTCACAGTACGACCCGAGCAAGGTCAACGTCCAGCGCGGCCCCGACGATCTCGGACGGGAGTTCGGCACCTACGGTCAGGTCCGCAACGGCTCGACGCTCCAGTATCTCGCGGTTCCCGAGATCAACACCTACTACATCGGATTCAACATGGCGAAGGTGCCGAAGCCGGTGCGACAGGCCTTCGCCTACGCCGCGAACCAGCAGCAGTTGACCAAGGAGGTGTTCAAAGGCCGTGGCGTCCCCGCCTATCACCACACGCCGAAATCGATCTATCCGGGCGGCGGCGCGAAGGCCTACGACAAACACGCCAAACAGAACTACCCCTACGGCTACAACAAGACCCAGCTCCAGAAGGCTCAGAAGGTGATGAAGGACGCTGGCTACGGCCCGAACAACCGCTTCACCGTCCAGTGGACCCAGTATCAGGACGACTCGTGGCTCTCGCTCGGGAAGCTGTTCCGTGATCAACTGTCGAGCGCGTTCATCGACATGCAGATCCAGCAGACCCCGTTCGCGACCCTCACCGAGCGCGGTCGTAGTGGCAAACTCGAGGTCTACACGCTCGGCTGGATCGCCGACTGGCCGGCCCCGGACAACTTCCTGCAGCTGCTCAACCCGCCACAGACCGACACGTCCTCCGACGCACCGCTGTCGTACATCAACTGGAAGCCGGAGAACGGCGACGCAGCAAAGCAGGCGTCCAAGGCGTACAAGACGGTCTCGAACAACCAGGCACCGACGAAGCAGGCCCAGCAGGCCCGCAACAAGGCCTACGTCAACATGGAGGAGGCCAACTGGGAAGACATTGGCTTCCTGCCACTTTACCACAGTCTCGGTGAACGCTTCGCGTACAACTGGGTCGACATTCCGCCGTACGGCGGGATGGGCGACAGCCGCCAGATGTACAACGACGTGAAGATCGCGAAGAACCGCCAGTAA
- a CDS encoding DUF7555 family protein, whose amino-acid sequence MAADRPHPEALRLRQAIDALVYAVAFVAVLVALAAVVSVPLGWGLVGVKFALFFVGFFVFGISAFQLRPTPPWKDDDPVDEREETRFQAAVQRLPPLGRYGLAPDDRLSSPAKLFVASVLVLLTSFVMETGFGIAV is encoded by the coding sequence ATGGCCGCCGACCGGCCGCACCCGGAGGCGCTCCGGCTGCGCCAGGCGATCGACGCGCTGGTCTACGCCGTCGCGTTCGTGGCCGTACTCGTCGCGCTCGCGGCGGTCGTGAGCGTCCCGCTCGGCTGGGGGCTGGTCGGCGTGAAGTTCGCCCTGTTCTTCGTCGGCTTCTTCGTCTTCGGCATCTCGGCGTTCCAGCTCCGACCGACACCGCCGTGGAAGGACGACGACCCGGTCGACGAGCGCGAGGAGACGCGCTTCCAGGCGGCCGTCCAGCGGCTGCCGCCGCTCGGGCGGTACGGGCTCGCGCCAGACGACCGGCTGTCGTCGCCGGCGAAGCTGTTCGTCGCGAGCGTGCTCGTGTTGCTCACCTCGTTCGTGATGGAGACCGGGTTCGGCATCGCCGTCTGA
- a CDS encoding DUF7556 family protein: MTPDTAAVATAGSAEDVMGSVDDDGTVERFVIADISRDDAWLSLPLAEAATLADWQ, from the coding sequence ATGACGCCAGATACGGCCGCTGTGGCGACAGCCGGCTCCGCGGAGGACGTCATGGGCTCGGTCGACGATGACGGTACCGTCGAGCGGTTCGTCATCGCCGATATCTCGCGGGACGACGCCTGGCTTTCGCTCCCGCTCGCCGAGGCAGCCACGCTCGCCGACTGGCAGTAA
- a CDS encoding CBS domain-containing protein encodes MNVADAMTPRESLVTVSLPGTRDDALEYLQERAFSSVPVVKGEGGDEEFRGLVSRQTLIERPDEDQLALLVEEGPTTTIDTAIETVAATMVEESARRVPVVDGYLEGIITVTDVVRAIAEGDAAGDTQVGELASRTANAVYVDTPLTVAERELSHSGVPYAVVLDDDGEMCGMLTEPDILEVARVVEGEAETGESIADQDDDWMWEGIKAVGNRYFPTRNVEIPHEPVREFMTADVVSVGTTRTAQEAARAMITNDIEQIPLVSGSELIGIVRDINLLEALDG; translated from the coding sequence ATGAACGTCGCCGACGCGATGACGCCGCGCGAGTCGCTCGTTACGGTTTCGCTGCCCGGGACGCGCGACGACGCGCTCGAATACCTTCAGGAACGAGCGTTCTCCTCGGTCCCCGTCGTCAAGGGCGAGGGCGGCGACGAGGAGTTCCGGGGGCTGGTCTCGCGACAGACGCTCATCGAACGGCCCGACGAGGACCAGCTCGCTCTGCTGGTCGAGGAGGGACCGACGACGACCATCGATACCGCCATCGAGACGGTCGCCGCGACGATGGTCGAAGAGAGCGCTCGCCGTGTTCCGGTGGTCGACGGCTATCTGGAGGGGATCATCACCGTTACCGACGTCGTGCGAGCCATCGCCGAAGGTGACGCCGCCGGCGACACGCAGGTCGGCGAACTCGCCTCTCGAACCGCGAACGCAGTCTACGTCGACACGCCGCTGACGGTCGCCGAGCGCGAACTCTCACACTCGGGCGTGCCCTACGCCGTGGTGCTCGACGACGATGGCGAGATGTGTGGCATGCTCACCGAACCGGACATCCTCGAGGTGGCCCGGGTCGTCGAGGGCGAGGCCGAGACCGGCGAATCGATCGCCGATCAGGACGACGACTGGATGTGGGAGGGGATCAAGGCCGTCGGCAACCGCTACTTCCCGACGCGCAACGTCGAGATCCCCCACGAGCCGGTGCGCGAGTTCATGACCGCCGACGTCGTGAGCGTCGGCACCACGCGGACCGCACAGGAGGCCGCGCGGGCGATGATCACGAACGACATCGAACAGATCCCGCTCGTCAGCGGGAGCGAGCTCATCGGCATCGTCCGGGATATCAACCTCCTGGAGGCGCTCGATGGCTGA
- a CDS encoding ABC transporter permease, which yields MSRWSYFLRRLVLSIPVILFGTTIVFMLVRLGPIDPAAAIVGMGNPQGIERIREQLGLTQPLWQQYIDFMINMFTLDLGQSWVIQPGRDAYSLVASYAPRTIWLGFWSVVIALFIGIPLGFYAGLNPNTGGDYFASFGGIVWRAMPNFWLAILLVSVLVQSQDLLFGFNWSNWLVTTDILSPPNLRFLSTPLEAITNPIDWWVSTGANGSFLAALKQIAPAAIVLGSASMGNEMRIGRTAILETINSDYVETARAKGVSGRSLIWKHVFRNALIPLVPIITGEAFLLVGGSVLVETVFAINGIGYLFYQAALNADLPLLGALMFIFILITVFTNILQDLLYTLIDPRVGYESE from the coding sequence ATGAGTCGCTGGAGCTACTTCCTCCGGCGGCTCGTGCTCTCGATCCCGGTCATCCTCTTCGGGACGACGATCGTCTTCATGCTCGTCCGTCTGGGGCCGATCGACCCGGCGGCGGCGATCGTCGGCATGGGCAACCCGCAGGGGATCGAACGAATCCGTGAACAGCTCGGTTTGACACAGCCGCTCTGGCAGCAGTATATCGACTTCATGATCAACATGTTCACTCTCGATCTCGGCCAGTCGTGGGTCATCCAGCCCGGCCGGGATGCCTACAGCCTCGTCGCGAGCTACGCGCCCCGGACGATCTGGCTCGGCTTCTGGTCGGTCGTCATCGCGCTGTTCATCGGCATCCCGCTCGGCTTCTACGCCGGTCTCAACCCGAACACGGGCGGGGACTACTTCGCCTCGTTCGGCGGGATCGTCTGGCGGGCGATGCCGAACTTCTGGCTGGCGATCCTCCTCGTGAGCGTGCTCGTCCAGTCCCAGGACCTCCTCTTCGGCTTCAACTGGTCGAACTGGCTCGTCACGACCGATATCCTCTCGCCGCCGAACTTGCGATTCCTCTCGACCCCGCTCGAAGCCATCACGAACCCGATCGACTGGTGGGTATCGACGGGCGCGAACGGCTCGTTCCTCGCGGCGCTGAAACAGATCGCGCCCGCGGCGATCGTGCTCGGGTCGGCCTCGATGGGTAACGAGATGCGCATCGGTCGTACCGCGATCCTGGAGACGATCAACTCCGATTACGTCGAGACGGCGCGCGCGAAGGGCGTCTCGGGGCGCAGCCTCATCTGGAAACACGTCTTCCGCAACGCGCTGATCCCGTTGGTGCCGATCATCACCGGTGAGGCGTTCCTCCTGGTCGGTGGATCGGTGCTCGTCGAGACGGTGTTCGCGATCAACGGGATCGGCTATCTGTTCTATCAGGCAGCGCTCAACGCCGATCTTCCGCTACTGGGCGCGCTGATGTTCATCTTCATCCTGATCACCGTCTTCACGAACATCCTCCAGGATCTGCTGTACACGCTGATCGACCCGCGCGTCGGCTACGAAAGCGAGTAA
- a CDS encoding ABC transporter ATP-binding protein: MSETIQRETEVSSGETLVDVENLKTYYEGGGLLSDEPVKAVDDVTLRIERGETLGLVGESGCGKTTLGRTLVQLESATAGTVEFDGTDVTKLSGSELKNWRRNAQIVFQDPESSLNDRMTVGEIIREPLDVHDWKSPRERRQRVRELLETVGLREEHYYRYPHQFSGGQRQRVGIARALALSPEFIVLDEPVSALDVSVQAKILNLLEELQNEFGLTYLFIAHDLSVVRHICDRVAVMYLGNIMEVGPAEELFADPANPYTHALLSAIPEADPQSDKERITLRGTPPSPRDPPTGCPFSTRCPAKIRPEKYRDTDDELWERIEVFREVLRERDRAERSLSERARALLGMETRFSDVDEMHEELFGDVAVPPSIQEQLDAVEERLRDNDEAGAIDLLREEFGSECDRETPAHHEVSAAGRTSLCHRHKDEHEEPAEFFTHTVFGEQ; this comes from the coding sequence ATGAGTGAAACGATTCAGCGCGAGACGGAGGTATCGAGCGGTGAGACGCTGGTCGACGTCGAGAACCTGAAGACCTACTACGAGGGTGGCGGGCTGCTCTCCGACGAGCCGGTCAAGGCCGTCGACGACGTGACGCTCCGGATCGAGCGCGGCGAGACGCTCGGGCTGGTCGGCGAGTCCGGCTGTGGGAAGACCACGCTCGGGCGGACGCTCGTCCAGTTGGAATCGGCGACCGCGGGCACGGTCGAATTCGACGGCACCGACGTCACGAAGCTGTCGGGCAGCGAACTGAAGAACTGGCGGCGGAACGCCCAGATCGTCTTCCAGGACCCCGAATCGAGTCTCAACGACCGGATGACCGTCGGCGAGATCATCCGCGAACCGCTCGACGTCCACGACTGGAAGTCGCCACGCGAGCGCCGCCAGCGCGTGCGCGAACTGCTCGAAACCGTCGGGTTGCGCGAGGAGCATTATTACAGATATCCCCACCAGTTCTCCGGCGGCCAGCGCCAGCGCGTCGGCATCGCCCGCGCGCTCGCGCTCTCGCCGGAGTTCATCGTGCTCGACGAACCCGTGAGCGCGCTCGACGTCTCCGTACAGGCGAAGATCCTGAACCTCTTGGAGGAGCTGCAAAACGAGTTCGGGCTCACGTATCTGTTCATCGCGCACGATCTCTCCGTCGTCAGGCATATCTGTGATCGCGTGGCCGTGATGTATCTCGGCAACATCATGGAGGTCGGTCCCGCCGAGGAGCTGTTCGCCGACCCGGCGAACCCGTACACGCACGCGCTGCTGTCGGCGATCCCCGAGGCCGATCCCCAGAGCGACAAGGAGCGCATCACGCTGCGGGGCACCCCGCCGAGCCCGCGCGACCCGCCGACGGGCTGTCCGTTCAGCACGCGCTGTCCGGCGAAGATCAGACCCGAGAAATATCGTGACACGGACGACGAGCTCTGGGAACGCATCGAGGTGTTCCGCGAGGTGCTGCGCGAGCGTGATCGTGCCGAGCGCTCGCTCTCCGAGCGGGCGCGCGCACTGCTCGGCATGGAGACCCGGTTTTCGGACGTCGACGAGATGCACGAAGAGCTGTTCGGCGACGTTGCGGTGCCGCCGTCGATCCAGGAGCAGCTCGACGCGGTGGAAGAACGCCTGCGCGACAACGACGAGGCGGGCGCGATCGACCTCCTGCGCGAGGAGTTCGGCAGCGAGTGCGACAGGGAGACGCCGGCTCACCACGAGGTGAGCGCGGCCGGCCGGACGAGCCTCTGCCACCGTCACAAGGACGAACACGAGGAGCCGGCCGAGTTCTTCACCCACACCGTCTTCGGCGAGCAGTGA
- the glyS gene encoding glycine--tRNA ligase: protein MADATTGADADTLAELAKRRGFFFPANEAYGGASGFYTYGPEGAALKRNLEASWRERFVTREDNMEISSPTVTPEPVFEASGHLDGFDDMILECPECGANHRADHLVEDNTDIEEAESFGTDRIAELIAEHGIACPSCGTELAGEPVEAFNLMFETTIGPGSSSPGYLRPETAQGIFVEFPRLAEYARNQLPFGVAQIGHGYRNEISPRRSLIRVREFTMAELEQFVDPESDGPPIERVEDVTLPLYSATVQEGEGSIERMSVAEALDAGVVESEWIAYYLAIARQWCEAVGVDMDRFRYRQHLPDELSHYASDCWDAEAELDGNWIEITGFADRGAYDLSKHDDHSDEAFSVFRPYDEPKTVERPSVEPDMSYLGPEFGADAGDVADELAALAEREPSAFDGEAVEIDLDGEQYTVPTEKTGFAVRTETITGEHVTPHVIEPSFGIGRVLYTVLVHSYREDEVEGESRSYLSLPSELAPTFIGVFPLMDKDGLGERANEIAADLRAAGFAVEYDDSGNIGRRYRRQDEVGTPYCVTVDYESLDEGTVTVRERDSTAQTRIAIDELPARLAALRAGESLVD from the coding sequence ATGGCTGATGCGACGACCGGCGCGGACGCCGACACGCTCGCCGAGCTCGCCAAGCGCCGCGGTTTCTTCTTCCCCGCGAACGAGGCCTACGGCGGTGCGAGCGGGTTCTACACCTACGGGCCGGAGGGTGCGGCACTGAAGCGTAATCTCGAAGCGAGCTGGCGCGAACGGTTCGTCACCCGCGAGGACAACATGGAGATTTCCTCGCCGACGGTCACGCCGGAACCGGTGTTCGAGGCATCGGGTCATCTCGATGGCTTCGACGACATGATCCTCGAATGCCCTGAATGCGGTGCGAACCACCGCGCCGACCATCTCGTCGAGGACAACACCGACATCGAGGAGGCAGAGAGCTTCGGCACCGATCGCATCGCCGAACTCATCGCCGAGCACGGGATCGCCTGTCCGTCGTGTGGAACTGAACTGGCCGGCGAGCCCGTCGAGGCGTTCAACCTGATGTTCGAGACGACGATCGGGCCAGGCTCCTCGTCGCCGGGTTATCTGCGCCCCGAGACCGCACAGGGCATCTTCGTTGAGTTCCCCCGGCTGGCCGAGTACGCGCGCAACCAGCTCCCCTTCGGCGTCGCCCAGATCGGTCACGGCTATCGCAACGAGATCAGTCCCCGGCGCTCGCTCATCCGGGTGCGCGAGTTCACGATGGCCGAACTCGAACAGTTCGTCGATCCCGAGAGCGACGGGCCTCCCATCGAGCGCGTCGAAGACGTCACCCTGCCGCTCTACTCGGCGACTGTACAGGAGGGTGAGGGGAGCATCGAGCGCATGAGCGTCGCCGAGGCGCTCGATGCGGGCGTCGTCGAAAGCGAGTGGATCGCCTACTATCTCGCGATCGCGAGGCAGTGGTGCGAGGCGGTCGGCGTCGATATGGACCGATTCAGATACCGCCAGCACCTGCCCGACGAGCTCTCCCACTACGCGAGCGACTGCTGGGACGCCGAGGCCGAACTCGACGGCAACTGGATCGAGATCACCGGGTTCGCGGATCGCGGGGCCTACGACCTCTCGAAACACGATGATCACTCCGACGAGGCGTTCTCGGTGTTCAGGCCCTACGACGAGCCGAAGACCGTCGAACGCCCCTCGGTCGAGCCCGACATGAGCTATCTCGGGCCGGAGTTCGGCGCGGACGCCGGCGACGTGGCCGACGAACTCGCCGCACTCGCCGAACGGGAGCCGTCGGCGTTCGACGGCGAGGCGGTCGAAATCGACCTCGATGGCGAGCAGTACACTGTGCCGACCGAGAAAACCGGGTTTGCAGTGCGAACGGAGACCATCACCGGCGAGCACGTCACGCCTCACGTCATCGAGCCTTCGTTCGGCATCGGGCGCGTGCTCTACACCGTTCTGGTCCACAGCTACCGCGAGGACGAAGTCGAGGGCGAATCTCGGAGCTATCTCTCCCTCCCCTCGGAGCTCGCACCGACCTTCATCGGTGTGTTCCCACTGATGGACAAAGATGGACTCGGCGAGCGCGCCAACGAGATCGCCGCCGACCTGCGCGCGGCCGGCTTCGCGGTGGAGTACGACGACTCGGGTAACATCGGGCGGCGCTACCGCCGTCAGGACGAGGTCGGGACGCCCTACTGCGTCACCGTCGATTACGAATCGCTCGACGAGGGGACGGTGACGGTACGCGAGCGCGACTCCACGGCGCAGACGCGCATCGCGATCGACGAGCTGCCCGCCCGACTCGCGGCGCTGCGGGCGGGCGAATCGCTCGTCGACTGA
- a CDS encoding ABC transporter permease yields MSETQSDEEVPLRDRIAANPRPALQWLAGALVLLAVEFGAFIGVIIQLALTAVRLLPSNPGAAALASAGEAAEAIPTLLTRGLIPNQGYQTASGEWMGTFLGLEPAYAWLLRVVLIYAYAFIWLGWFWVGYRWFRKHYRYADWTPRDDVVDRLRSHRWGQFGFVLVLAFFVLALFAPALGPTTVDANIQSPYTHYTKYYDDEIESVSNVTVGTANLGSTSQGAGGENVGPWSYDDYGRFHPFGTLTDGKDLFTFMAAGARISLMIGLVSLMIAGFIATALAMLTAYYKGLADLAAVITSDSIQSLPVLLVLILASAVFGNTWIANLYNGAVLLIAIFSVTYWPFFWRALRGPALQISEQEWIDAAKSFGQKPRTIMQKHMFPYVVGYLLIYASLTLGGIIIAVAGLSYLGLGITPPTPEWGRAISAGQPYVATASWHISLIPGIMITLIVVGFNALGDGIRDALDPQSEGGEETGGEAAVAGGGGA; encoded by the coding sequence ATGAGTGAGACACAATCCGACGAAGAAGTACCGCTCCGAGACCGCATCGCGGCGAACCCGCGTCCGGCGCTGCAGTGGCTCGCCGGTGCGCTCGTCCTGCTGGCCGTCGAGTTCGGCGCGTTCATCGGTGTCATCATCCAGCTCGCGTTGACGGCGGTCCGCCTGCTCCCGTCGAACCCGGGGGCGGCCGCGCTCGCGAGCGCCGGTGAGGCCGCCGAGGCGATCCCGACGCTGCTTACGCGCGGTCTCATCCCGAATCAGGGCTATCAGACCGCGAGTGGCGAATGGATGGGGACGTTCCTCGGACTGGAGCCGGCGTACGCGTGGCTGCTGCGGGTCGTCCTCATCTACGCCTACGCGTTCATCTGGCTCGGCTGGTTCTGGGTCGGCTACCGCTGGTTCCGCAAACACTACCGATACGCCGACTGGACGCCACGAGACGACGTCGTCGACCGACTGCGCTCCCATCGGTGGGGCCAGTTCGGCTTCGTGCTCGTGCTCGCCTTCTTCGTGCTGGCGCTGTTCGCGCCGGCGCTCGGCCCGACGACCGTCGACGCGAACATCCAGAGCCCCTACACGCATTACACGAAATACTACGACGACGAGATCGAATCGGTCTCGAACGTCACCGTCGGCACCGCGAATCTCGGCTCGACTTCACAGGGGGCCGGCGGCGAGAACGTCGGCCCGTGGAGCTACGACGACTACGGACGGTTCCATCCGTTCGGGACACTCACCGACGGGAAGGACCTCTTCACGTTCATGGCGGCGGGGGCGCGCATCTCGCTGATGATCGGGCTCGTCTCCCTGATGATCGCGGGCTTCATCGCCACCGCGCTCGCCATGCTGACGGCCTACTACAAGGGGCTCGCCGATCTCGCGGCGGTCATCACGAGCGACTCGATTCAGTCGCTGCCCGTCCTGTTGGTGTTGATCCTTGCCTCCGCGGTCTTCGGCAACACGTGGATCGCGAACCTCTACAACGGGGCGGTACTGCTGATCGCGATCTTCTCGGTCACGTACTGGCCCTTCTTCTGGCGGGCGCTGCGCGGTCCGGCGCTCCAGATCTCCGAACAGGAGTGGATCGACGCCGCAAAGAGTTTCGGCCAGAAGCCCCGAACCATCATGCAGAAACATATGTTCCCCTACGTCGTCGGCTACCTGCTGATCTACGCATCGCTGACGCTCGGCGGCATCATCATCGCCGTCGCGGGACTGTCCTATCTCGGTCTCGGCATCACGCCGCCGACGCCGGAGTGGGGACGCGCGATCTCCGCCGGCCAGCCCTACGTGGCGACCGCCTCGTGGCATATCTCGCTGATCCCCGGCATCATGATCACGCTCATCGTCGTCGGGTTCAACGCGCTCGGTGACGGCATCCGCGACGCGCTCGATCCGCAGAGCGAGGGCGGCGAGGAGACCGGTGGCGAGGCCGCCGTCGCCGGGGGTGGTGGCGCGTGA
- a CDS encoding ABC transporter ATP-binding protein has translation MSSQLPRERTAGETVLSVENLRTAFFTDKETIRAVDGVSFDVREGETVGIVGESGSGKSVTARSIMGLIKSPGRVLDGAVNFRDRDVLSQLVDSNRKRTADVAGLSEAERASAVDEDDFVFVEEWDGDEPADGYIDVTRVPDSALRTLRGNGIAMIFQDPLSSLNPVYTVGNQIKEALRLHQGLRGQEATEEAINLLEAVSIPDAKRRITEYPHQFSGGMRQRAVIAMALACEPKLLICDEPTTALDVTIQAQILELLSDIQEERGLSIVFITHDMGVMAEIADRLNVMYAGEIVETAPVEEVFANPKHPYTQGLLESIPGRHPDEDRLRTIEGDVPTPNEPATDCRFAPRCPEAFAECESVHPVSVPVNEGASDHTAACLLYPEDQSRESAVETHRRRGEDSEEALNE, from the coding sequence GTGAGCAGCCAACTCCCGCGCGAGCGCACCGCGGGCGAGACCGTGCTCTCCGTCGAGAACCTCCGGACGGCATTCTTCACCGACAAGGAGACGATCCGCGCGGTCGACGGCGTGAGCTTCGACGTCCGTGAGGGCGAGACGGTCGGCATCGTCGGCGAGAGCGGTTCGGGCAAGAGCGTGACGGCACGCTCGATCATGGGGTTGATCAAATCCCCGGGGCGTGTCCTCGACGGCGCGGTCAACTTCCGCGACCGCGACGTCCTCTCCCAACTGGTCGACTCGAATCGGAAGCGGACGGCCGACGTCGCCGGCCTCTCCGAGGCAGAGCGGGCCAGCGCCGTCGACGAAGACGACTTCGTGTTCGTCGAGGAGTGGGATGGCGACGAGCCCGCCGACGGCTACATCGACGTCACTCGGGTGCCGGATTCGGCGCTCAGAACCCTCCGTGGCAACGGTATCGCCATGATCTTCCAGGATCCGTTGAGTTCGCTCAACCCCGTCTACACCGTCGGCAATCAGATCAAGGAGGCGCTCAGGCTCCATCAGGGGCTCCGGGGCCAGGAGGCGACCGAGGAGGCGATCAACCTGCTCGAAGCCGTCTCGATCCCCGACGCCAAACGTCGCATCACGGAGTATCCCCACCAGTTCTCCGGTGGGATGCGCCAGCGCGCGGTGATCGCGATGGCGTTGGCCTGCGAGCCGAAACTGCTCATCTGCGACGAGCCGACGACGGCGCTCGACGTGACGATCCAGGCACAGATCCTCGAACTCCTCTCGGACATTCAGGAGGAGCGCGGGCTGTCGATCGTCTTCATCACCCACGACATGGGCGTGATGGCCGAGATCGCCGACCGGCTCAACGTGATGTACGCCGGCGAGATCGTCGAAACCGCGCCCGTCGAGGAGGTGTTCGCGAACCCGAAACACCCCTACACGCAGGGGTTGCTGGAATCGATTCCCGGTCGCCATCCAGACGAGGATCGGCTGCGAACGATCGAGGGCGACGTGCCGACGCCGAACGAGCCCGCGACCGACTGTCGGTTCGCGCCGCGGTGTCCGGAGGCGTTCGCCGAATGCGAGAGCGTCCATCCGGTCTCGGTGCCGGTGAACGAGGGGGCGTCAGATCACACCGCCGCCTGTCTGCTCTACCCCGAGGACCAGTCGCGCGAGAGCGCCGTCGAGACCCATCGGCGGCGCGGCGAGGACAGCGAGGAGGCACTCAATGAGTGA